Genomic segment of Ruegeria sp. TM1040:
GCGCCCTCCTGGCCGCGCCAGCTTGGTTTTGGCATGGGGCGCGGTGACGAAGGGCTTGCGGTGGCCTTTGGCTGGAACTCACGTGGGAGACTCGCCGCCGCGCAAGCCCGCGCGATCGACGCAGGGCGCGCATTGGCAAGGCTTGTCGAGGTGCTGCATCGCCAAGCACCGGCACGCCCAATCCACCTGATCGGGCATTCTCTCGGCTCAGAGGTGGTGCTCAGGGCGCTCAAGGATCTGCCGGTTGGTGCCGTTGAGAGGGTGATTTCTCTGAGCGGGGCCAGTTATCAGAGCGTGGCCACTTCAGCGCTTACGACGCCCGCTGGACGCGCTGTCGAGTTTTTCAACATCACCAGCCGCGAAAACGATACTTTTGATTTCCTGTTCGAAACCCTGACACGCAGGCCCAATCGCAATGATCGCGCCATCAGCAAAGGCATCTCTGCCCCCAATGCGGTCACGCTGCAGATCGACTGCCTCGAGACGCTGGAGCAGCTCTCGCGGATGGGCCACCCCCTCGGCCTGCCGGAGCGACGGGTGTGCCATCGGTCCACATATCTGCGGCCAGGGGCCTTGCGCCTCTACCGCCAGCTGATGCGGCATCCGGAACAAATACCTCTCACCCGCATCCAAAGCTCTGTACCCACAGCGCCCGAACCGCGCTGGTCCCGTCTCTTGCGCTTGCGCCCGCAGCCCGGTGCGGTGCCGATTTGGCAGCGGATCGAGCTGGGCTGAGCCTACGGCGCCCTTGATGCGAGCCTCCGGCGCGTCGGGAGCGCGCCCGCACCGTTTTGTCAGGGCAGAGCCAGGCTGGCGAAGGATCATGAGGCCGGGCGACCAGCGACGCCCGGTCACGATGCGCATCGCTCCCCCTCGGAGGCGGTCAATTCTCAGGCATAGATTCGGGCGACGCGCGCTCAGATGATGTGGCCTACTCGGCCTCGCCCTGTTCCTCGAGCCCGTAGATCTGGAACAGCCGAGCCTGAGTCATGAAGAACAGGAACATCGCAGCCGTCAGACCGAAGGTCTTGAAATAGACCCAGGTTTCCGTGCTCATCATGCGCCAGATCACCTCATTGGCGACCGCCAGCCCAAAGAAGAACGCACAGAGGCGACGTGTGAGGATCATCCACCCCTCGTCCTGAAGCGGCATCATCTCTTCCATCACCACACGCAGGTAACTCTGACCGCGCAAAAGCCCCACGCCCAGCATGCCGCCAAAGAGCAGGTAGATCATCGTCGGCTTCATCTTGAAAAAGCGCTCGTCGTTGAACCAGACCGAGAGCCCGCCAAAGACCACAATCAGCACCAGCGTCATCACCTGCATGCGCGAGAGTTTGCCCGTAAGCCGCCACAGGATCAGCGTCGAGAGGATCATCAGCGGTACAAAGCCTGCGGTCACAACGATGAACCCCTCATAGGAGGTGCCGCCGATCTCAAACACCTGATCCTTGAGCCTCAGATACGCCACGAAGAACAGAACAACCGGGCCGAACTCCAATAAGTTCTTGACCAGGGGGCTTATCTTGCGCGCCGCCGGGCTTGGATCACTTGTCTGTTCGCTCATTGCTGGCCTCTCCTGTCCCAAATCATCCCTCTCAGATGGCACCCTCAGCCCCCCATTTCAACAATCACCGCACCTGCAGCGATCAACGCCATCAACGCAATGCGGCGCGGACCTACGGTTTCTTTGAGAACCAGCCAGCCGATGAGGGCGGCAAAGACCGTCGATGTTTCGCGCAGCACCGCCGCCTCGCCCACCTTGTCGAGCCGGGTGGCCAGCATGATCGACCCAAAAGAGGCAAAGGCCACCAGCCCGCCGAAGAACCCGCGCAGCATCAACGGCCCAACAGTCGGACGATCTGTGCCCATGCGCCGCCAGCGCCAGTAGGCGTAGATCGGCATGGTCATGCCGTCGATCATGAAA
This window contains:
- a CDS encoding inner membrane-spanning protein YciB, with product MSEQTSDPSPAARKISPLVKNLLEFGPVVLFFVAYLRLKDQVFEIGGTSYEGFIVVTAGFVPLMILSTLILWRLTGKLSRMQVMTLVLIVVFGGLSVWFNDERFFKMKPTMIYLLFGGMLGVGLLRGQSYLRVVMEEMMPLQDEGWMILTRRLCAFFFGLAVANEVIWRMMSTETWVYFKTFGLTAAMFLFFMTQARLFQIYGLEEQGEAE
- a CDS encoding DUF726 domain-containing protein is translated as MAVIRINAVGDTPVVHARPGPLEEEIARLGPLEGPVIVMIHGYSYKPGLPAHCPHRHILSLDPHHMPWLAPSWPRQLGFGMGRGDEGLAVAFGWNSRGRLAAAQARAIDAGRALARLVEVLHRQAPARPIHLIGHSLGSEVVLRALKDLPVGAVERVISLSGASYQSVATSALTTPAGRAVEFFNITSRENDTFDFLFETLTRRPNRNDRAISKGISAPNAVTLQIDCLETLEQLSRMGHPLGLPERRVCHRSTYLRPGALRLYRQLMRHPEQIPLTRIQSSVPTAPEPRWSRLLRLRPQPGAVPIWQRIELG